TCGGAACACGTCGGTGACCAAATCGAGGAGAACCGATCATGTAGGACGTTGCCATGATGCGAGAAGAGCACGAGGACAACCACCATTATTTTCACGGCCAACTTGGAGAACAATATCGTACACTCTAGCAAGACTCGCCTGGTATTCCGCCAAAAAAAGACTCGCCTGGTAAAAAAAAAGACTCACCTggtaaaaaagaaaaagaatttGCACCTCCAGGCTCGAGGAACCATTACTTTtgtgcacatgagacaaacagcTAGCTAACCCTATGGCTAAAATTCCTCACCTTAGGGTGGGTAAATCATCAACCTATACCATAACACGTGAGAGTATTTTAAAATCCATGTGCTCAACTCGATCGTGTGGTTTGTCGAAGAGGAGCATAGACGTCTGAAGCTCTCCTACTTCTCTCGTTCTCTCGTCGCCGATTCCCACCTACGTGCTATTTAAACCCCTGTCCAGATCGTGGGGTTTCCACTCCACTCTGGGCCTCGATCGATCGCAATGGACCCCGCCCCCTGCCTCTTCCCCGCCGCAGGGCAGCGGCCGCCAGCGCCACCGTGCTTAGGCCGCGTGGTGCTGCCGTCTGCTTCCGCCGCGGAGGAGTCCTCTGCGGCCGCGGCCGCGCGCCGGCGGCTCGAGTCGCTTGGCCAGGTGGTGGGGGTGCTTGGCACGCAGTGGGGGGACGAGGGGAAAggcaagcttgtcgacatcctcGCGCGGCGCTTCGACGTCGTCGCACGCTGCCAGGTCCCTCTCACGCGTTCGTTTGTTGGTCTGGATGGTGCTCgatttatttcctggcaaaagcTTTCCATCATCACACTAAATAAGAAGAATTTCAAAATCTCTTCTTAATGCAAGAAACTTTTAAAAATCCAACTTAAAAAATTTCAACCTTTGTAATTCGAAATTTTGAACTTTTGAAGCTTTAGATTTTTTAAGAATAGTGGAAAGTTGATACATGAAAAGAAACTGAAAAATTCCCCTCCCCTCCACTGCACGCATCGCCACATCCCCTATGCGTGTATGGTGCGTGTGGATCGTGAGAACCCGTTAGCCCCATGGTTTCCCACCCGCCCCGTACTCCCATCACAGTCGCATGTGTTGGAGAGTACTTTCATTAATTGTTTTAGTACTTGATTTTTTTTGCATGCATCCATTTAGGTAATTTTCATTTTTTCTAATAAAAAGAATGCATGGGTAGTTGAATTGTTCGGTTAAGCACTATCAACAAGTTCCATTTGTTTACAACAGTCTTGTTTCCAGCATTACTTCTTTCAGAAACTTGGTTGTATACACCATATAGTTCCCTTAACCGACTGTTCCTTTTGCACTATTGTAGTTAGTTAGTTTATTAATCTGGTTATATTGCATGGGCTTACTTTGCGCATTACAATTTGATAATACCAGTTTCACCTTCTTAACATGTGGATTGCTTTGTATTACTTCTTAGGGTGGAGCTAATGCTGGACATACCGTATATAATTCCGAGGGGAAGAAGTTTTCACTACATCTTGTTCCATCTGGGATCCTAAATGAGAACACACAATGTGTGATTGGTAATGGAACAGTAGTTCACCTTCCTGGGCTCTTTAAAGAAATTGATGAATTAGAGTCTAATGGAGTTTCCTGCGAAGGAAGAATTCTGGTATCAGATCGTGCCCATCTTTTGTTTGATTTTCATCAAGTTCTTGATGGACTTAGGGAGGCGGAGCTCGGAAATTCCTTTATAGGAACAACAAAGAGGGGAATTGGGCCATGTTATTCAAACAAATTTATCAGGAATGGACTCAGAGTTTCTGATCTCCGACACATGGACACCTTTTGTGCCAAACTTAATACCCTAATGAAAGATGCAGCTATGCGCTTCAAAGGATTTGAATACAGTAGCAAGACCCTCAAAGAGGAGGTTGATAAGTACAAAAGGTTTGCTGAACGTCTGGGACCTTACATAACTGATACCGTGCATTTCATGAATGAGTCAATCTTGCAGAAGGAGAAAATATTGGTTGAAGGTGGTCAAGCCACTATGTTAGACATTGACTTTGGTACATATCCATTTGTTACTTCCTCAAGTCCTTCATCTGGAGGAATATGTACTGGCCTTGGTATTGCTCCAGGAAGCATCCATGATCTCATTGGAGTGGTGGGCTCGGTTGCCTCTAAACTTCTTAACATTTTCTTTATCGACCATTCGTCTTTCACTCTAAAACTAACATATTTCTATGCAAAGGTAAAAGCTTATACAACCAGGGTTGGATCTGGTCCATTCCCAACAGAGTTGTTGGGCAAGACCGGTGATTTACTCCGTGCATCTGGAATGGAATTCGGGACTACGACAGGTCGGCCCAGGCGTTGTGGCTGGCTCGATATAGTTGCGCTCAAATACTGCTGCCAAATCAATGGTTTTTCATCTCTAAACCTGACGAAACTTGACGTACTGAGCGGATTGAAGGAAATTAAACTGGGCATTTCCTATTGTACCAAAGATGGCAAAACGATCGAATCGTTCCCAGCGGACCTCGATCTTTTGGAGCAAATAAAGgtaacaagaaaaaaaattgtcATGTTTTCGCCGAGTCATATTTCGTTTGTGTAATATAATGCGGTCTTGCTTGGGCTGATGATAAAACTCGTGGATTCTGCTGCTCTAGGTCAAGTACGAGGCCATGCCTGGGTGGGAGGAGGACATTTCCTTGATACAAGACTATAATGATCTCCCAAAAACCGCTCGTCTATATGTGGAGAGGATAGAGGAGTTGGTTAATATTCCAGTCCATTACATCGGTGTTGGACCGGGGCGTGATGCTCTGATATACAAATAGGGCATGAAACATGTTATCTATTTAAATAAGATCCTCATTTAGGATCCCAATGTGCTCTTTACTCTACTTGTTTGTAAGGTACTATCTCAGTAcctaatataagacgtttttacAGTCCATTTGAACTGCAAAAACGTCTTCTTTATATTTTGGTACGGAGGGAGAACTATTTTAAAAGGAGTGATAGTATTACTTGTGTTGGTCCATGGGACCAGTCTAGAGCCCGGGAGTAGGGATGGCTATGGGAATTTCTTTGCGTACAATGTTTCACGGCCGACCTATGCACAACACTTTTGTCCTACCTCTCATTGTTTAAGTAGCAATTTGATCCATGGTGGTTAACTAGTCTCGAACAAGCATCATACAGAAATTCGTCAGACATCTAGCAGTGGAGTAACTACTATGAGTTCAGAAGCATCTGGTGTGTTACACTACTACTTCTAATAAAGCCATTCGGTGCATGAAGTTCGTAAAACTTGATAGTATGGTAGTAGATGACAAGGTTTTTGGCATCCTTAATGAAGTACAGCCCCAACAATCCGACAAGAATAGAAGTTAACATACCCAGGACCTGGTCGTACAATAAGATAGATATATGACGTTCGGGGAAAAACATCAAATAACTCCCTGTTTTTGTTAATGGTTTGTCATGACAAAGTGTCGAGACCCGAGATCTGAGCTATACAATACTAGCTAAGAAGATCATACAGGAAGCCAAGATTCGCGCACGGGCACACGGTCATAACCGACTGGTCCATGGGCGCCATATACTCTCGGAGAGACCAAAACACTGAACTGGTGTTCCTAAGTTAGGCACCAAACCATCAGCTGGGTGTAAAATGTTCCCACACAAGTCTAGAGGAGCTGCGTGATGAAACCCCGAGCATGTCGATGAGTCGCTTCATCCTGTATTGATCAACTGCTAGCAATGCATATCAAAGATTGCGACCCAAGATCTAGGTTATATGACTCGAGCGGGCAATGTCATAGTGAAGTCTAAATCAATGCCTTGAGCCGGAGCTCAGTTGCCTGGCGTAGCGAGGTACACTCCCGAATTCTCAGTGCATGCGTTGCTCAAGGTAACCGAGCTGAAACTCCGATGCTTGGCATAGCATGGTACACTCCCGACCTCTCAGCACCTGAGTCGTTGTATGTGGCACAGCCGGAACTCCGATGCTTGGTGTAGCATGGTACATTCCTGAACTCTCAACACACAAGAGACACACATCTGTATCAAAAGTCCTCTATCAAGTACACAACCTAGACTCTGAATCCCtacacaacatgtacttacacgCATCATGAATGCTATGTGTTGGAAACAACATGTATCACAACACAAACTCTAGGACTCAAAAGCCTTCGACAACTCTAAAGAGAAAACCGTAGCATAGTTATTACAGGCAAGGGTCACATGACTCAGCACTCAATTGCAAGTATCAACAGAAGCAAACTATATCGTATTAAAGACCAAGTTTAACAAATGGCCTAAGAAGCCTTAAACTAAAGCAACGACCCTCCCAAGGCACCAGATTGCCATCTGGAACCTCCAAGGAAATAGTCAAGATCGATTTCCGCATATAAACCATCAGTGGGGTCGATGATATCCTATGCAACAAACTAATTAATCAAGGATGAGTACAAATGTggtcagcaagacttacatcagaacaaACTACACATGCTCAAGTGTCAAGAAAGAGGTATGTGGACTGGTTTGCAGATATCTCAGCCTTGACATCTTGGATTAAAAAAGTTCAGGTTTTTAAACTTTTCTGGTATTTTTTGATTTCATTTGAGTTAAACATGATGAAATGCCATGCTTAGCTACTCCAGTACATTATCAGAAGCTAGGCTGTGACACAAAGTAACGCTGGTCCGCAGGGTTGTGGATTGGACCAAGTAGCACAACTGCAGCTAATACTCGACCACGCTGCAGATGTTAGAATTTCGCCATGGGCATGGTCAAACGAATTTTAACATGCCAATTCCAAAAAAAAAGAACATTGACATGCAAGGATAAAAATAGCAAGCTAGTAGAAATCACTGGTGTTCTCCTTCAGCATGCACCAGCTGGCTCATCAGTGCCCACCATGAAAACTGCGTCAAATCTTAACAGGAATGTGCAAATAAAATTCACGATCACTCATTCAATAACACTAGAGACAATAACTTGTTGAGCTGCCATAGAAGTGCAGATCAATGGGAACAGAACTACGCAAGAGCGGTAGTTAGAAATTAGCATCAGTCGTATTCAAGTTCGTCCGGTGTAATTGGTCTCTTGAGTGGTATGATGGACTTCTTGTCAACATCTTGTGATAATGCCTTTCTCATATCTAAGaaaatacaaataaaataaaaatgtGAGCAATAGCACCGGAGCAAATAATCTGAGTATGAGACGACATAAGTATGGCACTCCAAGTACTTACCAAGGCCATCTTCTTCCCCTGAGTAGTACCGAAGCACCCTTCGATAAACCACATAGCCCAGCTACGAGAACAATGAGCATAATTAGATACGTTTGCGCAGGATACTTTTGTCTTGAACTAAAATATACACGCTATGCTGCAAGTTTCTTGGTTTCGTTGCCAAACATTATAAGAATTTTTGTTCACTGGAGGCATAAGAAATTGCTGGTTTCAAGAACTGGGGATTAACTAATCAGCTATCAGTATTATACAGCAGCAGTACGATATCGATCATGAAGTTTGCAGGTGTACCTTTTCATACATCCTTATAGCCGGCATGTTGGATGCCCTTACAAAGAGATCCACAAAATAGGCCTTATCCCTGAACAGAAGAATAGCCTTAGTGTAATATGGAGTAACATCTAGTACAAGGTTCAACAGATTACAGCAGTTATGGATTCCAAATGTTGGTATTGTTTTAATGGTACATTAGCAGAGAGAAGAGTGAACTGCAGTATGGCATCAATAGAGTTGATATGTTTAATTCAATCATCCAATTCTATGATGTGTGAGAGGTTGTGGTGCCTAGTAGGAGGAAATGTGCCTGGGAGAGTTGCTCTTGAGAATGCAACTGGTGAGAAGCTGTACAGGGGAGCTAGCAAGCACAGAACTGTAATACCACGGCACGGTTACTACTCTACAAAATTCTGCCAAGACGTgtttctgatcatattttcttgATAATTGTTACTGTCCAACTGATCAGCCATCACGCCTCCCGCCCACCCCCGCCCATCCATAAGACACACAGAAGACCTTCCAAACCAGAACTAGGTTGGTTATACAGATCAAGTTACGAGATGCTGGAATCAGGAAGTACAAGCTTTTTGGCAGCTAAAATTGTGAAGGGTGATGAAAGCTTTCAATGGGGGATACAGAAAGCATtataatatactccctccgtcccaaaattcttgtcttagatttgtctagatacggatgtatctaatactaaaacgtgacttgatacatccgtacttagacaaatctaagacaagaattttgggacggagggagtatgacaACAATGTAATTGTGGTGATTCAGTCAGAAGGAAACTAGGTACTTACATCTTATCACTGATTTCCTCCAGCAAGTGCATAAGCGTCTTGGCTAATTTCTGTCTGCGGAATTCTGAGGCAACGGACACTGCCGTAACATGTCCATGCCAAGATTCACCTTGTCCTTCAACCTTTCCCATGACTGCAGCCGATACCCAACTTAATAAATAAAGATCCTAATCTATGAGAAGGTGGATAAGGCAGAAATGCAACAAACGTAACATTAAGGGATTGTATTCGTCTATTCAACACAACAAAAAATGCATACTCCCTCTAATATCACGATGTTCATTCTCTTTCCATTCAAGCTCAAACCCATCAGCTAACTACAATTGGCAACATTGGTAAACACCCTTCAAATCTCACACAACCAGAAGTGGCACTTTCACCACTGAGAGGCACAGAACAAGCCCAAATTGGAGAACAATATCATACACTCTACAAAATTTCACCTGATTAAATTTGTGCCTCCAGAACCATTACTTGTGTGCACAATTAgacaaacagaaaaaaaaactatCCCTGAAAATTCCTACCGTTCAACTCTGAAGAGCTGAATCGAGGGGGTTCACACACTACAGCTTCAGCTAATCTGAGAAACAAAGAAGCAGAATCACAAGTCGACCAATGGTGTGGGGGCTGGAGACATACTGTATCCCATGACGCGGTCGCCGGGGTTGACGGCGGTGTGGAAGTAGTCGGGCCAGCGAGCCAGGTACGTCATGTAGAAGGACATGTTGAACTGCGGCGAGCGAATCGACGTATCAGACCGGGAAGGGGACGGCCGGACGGCATCGTCGAGAAACAGGGACAAGGGAGAAAAGATAGATCTTTTGGGGATAGCTTACGGTCTCGGTGAGGTGGTCGAGGTTGACGGAGGCGAAGCGGAGCAGATCGTCGCAGCAGAACCGGCGAATGGTCGTCATGGTCTCCCTCCCGTCCTcggcttccggcggcggcggcggaacggAATCTggcggggcgggggcggcgctCTATCCGGATTTCCTATTCGTTTGTGCGGGTCGGGTTGGAAGTTGGAACCAGGAAGGAGGTTCCTGCGATGTACGGCTAGGATGGTTCGGATCTGCGACGAGGGCAAAGGGAACTTGGAAGGCTGCCGCGGCCCGTGGGTTTGGTGTACATTGAGATTCATACGTACTTCCTCCGTCTCATAACATAAGATTATTTTTGACACTATACTACTATAAAAGAATGTTCTTATATGATTgaaaaaatgttcttatattatagTAGAAAGGGTGAAACATCTGTCATTTTTTGCCATAACTCGAAATTCATCGCATGAGTAGTTCCTTATTTTAGAGGATTTGGGTCTGCGTAGTTTCGATTGTTTTCAAATCATATCTACCACGGTCATAAGTCTGTTTTGGCTAGTTGGCATATACTCTAAGCCAGGGAAGGCGACGTTGTTATTTATTTTGTGTGAATTTTCTGCTTGAAAGTTGCTTCTATCTGACATATATTTTCAAGCCAAACTTCGTCCAGTTTAACACCAAACACAAATACTCGggttttcaaaagtcaaacatGTACACGTTGTATCAAGTTTTAATTAAAAAAAGTGCCATTATCTATACCACATTGTATCATTAGATCCAttaccaaaattattttcatattttatttatttgtattgtaaATATTGATATTTCATTCTAATAAACACGTGTTTGACAATTCACGAAAAAAAAACATATGTTTGACTTGCACGAAAACTGATGCACCTTGTATTCTGGAACGAAGTGTTCACTTATATAAGGGCAAAAAGGTAACCGTTCGGTCACTTAGTAGTGACATATATGATGGAAAAGTTAGTCGTTTATTAGTGCATTTTAGAGAAGGCAGGATGAGCCGGTGCAAGACTTGTCGATGCAAGCTACGACTCTGGAGTGCGGACCGATGCGAAAATAGGAAAGTTCATATGCATCCCATGTCGCCCATGCATTGTCGGCATCGGTgctggtgggggggggggcttcatCGAGTGGGGGTGTACTCCCTCATGTCGTCCATCACACGAGATGCCGCCACGACGGTTAAGCACTCCGTCCAACCCACGTTCTTGTCAAAAGACTAAGGCCGAAGGGGCGGGACAACGAAGTGGTCGGTGTTGCAGGCTTCTCAAGCTTCCCAAGCAGTGAGGGAGCGATGTTGGCGTGGTCGTGTCATAACTTTGATGTGATGACGTGCATCATCCCTGGCGTCCGACTCGTGGGATTCCATGAGCAAGCATTGTCCTCCTCTGGGAACGTGATCCGGACCATCTTGTCATCGATGACATGGCCCTCCTAAGAGGCATCTTGCTCATGGGTGGTATCCTCCTCCTCCATTGATGGTGGTAGTTGTGGCTAGGGCTTTGATGGTGGCCATCTCCCGCTACTCGTTCTCTGTTTGGGGCCGGTGGAGCCATGTGGTGGCCCTCCTCCCGAGGGGGAAACGAGGCGCATggtgtctgatacgtctccaacgaatctataatttttgattgcttcatgctatattatattccgttttggatgattaatgggctttgttatacacttttatattatttttgggactaacctattaaccggaggcccagcccaaattgctgttttttttgcctatttcagacttccacagaaaaagaatatcaaacggagtccaaacggaatgaaaccttcgggaacgtgatttttggaacaaacgtgatccagaggacttggaccctacgtcaagacatcaaccaggagggcacgaggtagggggagggcgcctacccccctgggctcgccctccaccctcgtggggcccacgttgctccaccgacgtacttcttcctcctatatatacctacgtaccccccaaaccaacagaagcatccacgaaaacctaattccaccgccgcaaccttctgtacccatgagatcccatcttggggccttttctggcgccctgccagagggggcattgatcacggagggcttctacatcaacaccatagcctctccgatgatgtgtgagtagtttacctcagaccttcgggtccatagttattagctagatggcttcttctctctctttggatctcaatacaaagttctccacgattctcgtggagatctattcgatgtaatcttcttttgcagtgtgtttgttgagaccgatgaattgtgggtttatgatcaagtttatctatgaacaatatttgaatcttctctgaattcttttatgtatgattggttatctttgcaagtctcttcgaattatcagtttggtttggcctactagattgatctttcttgcaatgggagaagtgcttagctttgggttcaatcttgcggtgtcctttcccagtgacagtaggggcagcaaggcacgtattgtattgtattgttgccatcgaggataacaagaaggggtttatatcatattgcatgagtttatccctctacatcatgtcatcttacttgaagcgttactctgttcttttgaacttaatactctagatgcatgctggatagcggtcgatgtgtggagtaatagtagtagatgcaggcaggagtcggtctacttgtcgcggacgtgatgcctatatacatgatcatacctagatattctcataacaatgccatctatcaattgctcaacagtaatttgttcacccaccgtaatacttatgctcttgagagaagccactagtgaaacctatggccccaggtctattttccatcatattaatcttccaacacttagctatttttattgccttttattttgctttgcatctttattataaaaataccaaaaatattatcttatcatatctatcagatctcactttcgtaagtgaccgtgaagggattgacaacccctttattgcgttggttgcgaggtttttatttgtttgtgtaggtgcgagggactcgtgcgtggcctcctactggattgataccttggttctcaaaaactgagggaaatacttacgctactttactgcatcaccctttcctcttcaagggaaaaccaacgcagtgctcaaaaggtagcaagaaggatttctagcgacgttgccggggagtctacgcaaaagtcaacataccaagtacccatcacaaactcttatctcccgcattacattatttgccatttgcct
This genomic window from Aegilops tauschii subsp. strangulata cultivar AL8/78 chromosome 4, Aet v6.0, whole genome shotgun sequence contains:
- the LOC109781219 gene encoding N-terminal acetyltransferase B complex catalytic subunit NAA20, which encodes MTTIRRFCCDDLLRFASVNLDHLTETFNMSFYMTYLARWPDYFHTAVNPGDRVMGYIMGKVEGQGESWHGHVTAVSVASEFRRQKLAKTLMHLLEEISDKMDKAYFVDLFVRASNMPAIRMYEKLGYVVYRRVLRYYSGEEDGLDMRKALSQDVDKKSIIPLKRPITPDELEYD
- the LOC109781220 gene encoding adenylosuccinate synthetase 2, chloroplastic, which gives rise to MDPAPCLFPAAGQRPPAPPCLGRVVLPSASAAEESSAAAAARRRLESLGQVVGVLGTQWGDEGKGKLVDILARRFDVVARCQGGANAGHTVYNSEGKKFSLHLVPSGILNENTQCVIGNGTVVHLPGLFKEIDELESNGVSCEGRILVSDRAHLLFDFHQVLDGLREAELGNSFIGTTKRGIGPCYSNKFIRNGLRVSDLRHMDTFCAKLNTLMKDAAMRFKGFEYSSKTLKEEVDKYKRFAERLGPYITDTVHFMNESILQKEKILVEGGQATMLDIDFGTYPFVTSSSPSSGGICTGLGIAPGSIHDLIGVVKAYTTRVGSGPFPTELLGKTGDLLRASGMEFGTTTGRPRRCGWLDIVALKYCCQINGFSSLNLTKLDVLSGLKEIKLGISYCTKDGKTIESFPADLDLLEQIKVKYEAMPGWEEDISLIQDYNDLPKTARLYVERIEELVNIPVHYIGVGPGRDALIYK